AGTGTGTAAGCTACAATCAAAATATCTCACACATAGGATCTCTCCCCTCCTTAAATATGATACTACTTTTTTTCATGTCATGGTGTTATTGGTAGGGATAGTAAAACAGTGTTATCCCTTTtacaagtaattttttttttccttttggccaAGTGGGTGTTTGGCAAGCTATCGTGTCTAAACTGAGGTTCAACTTGAAGAAAGTCGAGGTTCAATAATCCTAAAACCAATTGGTAATAGAGGGAGTAGCTCAATTATAAGCCATACATTACTAGGTTCCTTAACTTTCTAACGTGGGACATTTTGAGCTTCACATTCTTACACGCCCTCTTATGTGTGGCAACATTTCAAGCCTAGCACGTGGACAATACATATTGGGTAACGTGAAGAACATGTGGCTATTGGGTTTCACACATGAGCAAACCCActttgataccatgttaaGATTTCATAAGGACTTGGCCCACTATTAACATCAATATTTTCCCCAACTTATATCACCTACAAAGTCTACTATGTGGTGATCCCACATGAGAGGGCATGCTGAACAATAtagagtcccacattgaaaatttgacaaatGAAATGCAATATATAATGAAAGGTTACACTACTAATAGCATCGAGACCTTTTGTATAAAACCTTATATCCAACtaaccaaaaccaaacaaaaccccgaattgaacccaaattaaacaaactctacttaaataatatattttttaaatagttaCCAATGTGGAATTGGTTTCACGTGTAACGTCACAACGTCAAATTTTACTTTACATCACATCACATAGTCaataaacctaaaaaatgGTCCCACGCGAAAGTTGGCCAACTCAGAGTCCTATAtaattgtatatttttcttttcataatcaAAACGACTTAATGAGATTTGAGATGTTCAATTATAAAAGTATTCTAAATTCTCAAACATACACAATTATTTTCGTGCTGATGTATGAGACGAATAATGTTTTATAAGGCTGATTCTGTCCACATTGAACTCTTGGTGACACTAAGAGCTCTAAAAAAACACAATGTTTAGGCCACCAATCTATTGGTCATGGGGCAACCCATTCTCAGTTTGGAACCGTCCAAAATGTTCAATACAATTTTTTAACTgcttaatatatttaattatggTAATGATGATTAATTATAGAAAAGCATGTATTGAGCAAAaagcaatttatatatttttaaaaaaaagcattatTTGTGTGGCTTCCAAATTGATGGGGACAAGTTGGCCTTTCTCATACGACATAATTTGGATCAACTTTCCCTATCATGCTCGTCACCCTCGTGTCACTTTCAACCAGTAAAAAACTTCCCAGTCTCTCATCACGCCCTTGTGTTGGGTCAACTCCCCAATGCTTATCGCATGTATTCATTAGACAAATACAagattgttataaaataacctgagatatgtgcgaattttgagctgcacgtaaagtagatgagacacagtatttaacgaggttcggctatgcctacgtcctcggagagcagcagcagtaacatTTTCactaaataatataatagggctacaactttagagTTTACAATATATGAGGCttactgaattttctctctgctcactcaccctctttctttcttctcttcctcttcttcttctctttctctcttcttctttttcctcctttctctttccgtttccctttctcctttcttttctatCTCACTTTGCAGGCAGAGGgttgcctatttataggcatgTTAAATGGCACCCGTGATTCTACAATACACATCCGTGAGTGTACAGGTGATAAACCTCCAAAatattttgcttaatttctttgtgggccccataaatgtgggctccacatgtttattctttacaacactccctcTCCAGTGTTGTAAAGAATAAacatgtggagcccacatttatggggcccacaaagaaattaagcaaaatatTTTGGAGGTTTATCACCTGTACACTCACGGATGTGTATTGTAGAATCACGGGTGCCATTTAAcatgcctataaataggcaacCCTCTGCCTGCAAAGTGAGATAgaaaagaaagtttgcatgtcgttatagtagtaaagtgagagtagacatatgacagagaggagatagagaaataaccacatagtgttgagttgaaaaatttcagaaataaaaggagagactatcgttctgataacgtgttataaaataacctaAGATATGTGCGAAttttgagctgcacgtaaagtagatgagacacagcatttaacgaggttcggctatgcctacgtcctcagAGAGTAGCAGCAGTAACCATTTCactaaataatataatagggctacaactttagagTTTACAATATATGAGGCttactgaattttctctctgctcactcaccctctttctttcttctcttcctcttcttcttctctttctctcttcttctttttcctcctttctctttccgtttccctttctcctttcttttctatCTCACTTTGCAGGCAGAGGgttgcctatttataggcatgTTAAATGGCACCCGTGATTCTACAATACACATCCGTGAGTGTACAGGGGATAAACCTCCAAAatattttgcttaatttctttgtgggccccataaatgtgggctccacatgtTTATTCTTTACAACAaagattagttttttttttttttttttcccgaacTTGTTCAAAAAACCAATACTTCTGTAAGTTCTATTGGTTCTGGTGTTTACGTCGTTTGACAACGATGTTAGttgttttgagagagagagagagagagagagggacgAAAGATGTTAAGCAATAAGGAGAGATAATGgagaatatatttttaatatttcctATTCACAATTAGAGTTGATTTTCGAACTCCAtgcctctttcttctcttctcatcGCATCTTTCCCTCAGGTTGAGGCAATTACACCCGGGCCCTGGCCCTAAAACAGATCAAAGAAGAGTGCGGAACCTCATGGTAAAGGTATACATAAGACTAGAGCTTTAATGATTGGTGATTTTatggcccaaaaaaaaattgtatatgttaaaactaaagtttcatcCAACTAATATAATGCATTAAATATTCAACatgccttttttattattattattttttacaaatcgatattctaaattaatctaatgtGCAAGGAGGGGTATCGAACTCAGCTGGCCTAACGCACATTTGCTATATgccgttttttgtttgttttgcgTCATTACGCCCTTATAGTGaaaattctttaaatttttactTCGTTcatatgaattttcttttctattaaTCATCGAGTTATCAACTGTGTTGCATGGTTAAGAGTACAGATATGCCGATACGATAtgaaaaattttcaaaaattagaATACAGATACGTTGATTAAATTAgtatgtatttaaaaaataatttaaatggaAAATTGATATAAAAGTAATAAAACGGGCGTGCACCAGAAATGAGAAAgattacatatataatataagatgCATTGCAAATAATAGAAGTTGTTTTTTCACCGAAAACTCTCCCTAGAATGATGACACAAGGCCTCCATTTTAGTTATTTACAGCAACCGTCCCATAAACTTGGACCACTAccacttcattaaaaaatgaagTGGAATCGACAAGCATATATCTCTTTACTGTGGTTTAAGTCTAAACAATGTCTCATATCTCAactactttttgttttcatttttaataaaCTCATATCTCAACCACTTATTCTTCATGATTTTAATCCAACGGTCAACGTACACGATCATGAAATCGTAAAACGTTATGTGACCAACAAGAGTTGGAATCTGATCAAGAAAGATCATGAGACCACTCAAATCCATCCATGAGCTTATTGACCtaatttttcctctctttggGTTGCAGCAAATATATAGATAACTCTGAAATTCTTTTTACCTGAAGTTATGTGTTCGAATTTCTCATTCTATATTAGcacttataaaaaaaaagtgttatATACTAATAAGAAAATTAGGAAACTAAAAGTAATTTCCAATACAAAAAAAGCAGGTAGATGAAAAGTGGTGTGGCATATGTAGGACCATATGAGGTCTTAAGCACACAATATAAAAGGTCTTGGATGAAATCATCATCACCACAAGCCTCCATAGTCTCCCTTTATATTGGCCACCTCCCAACACTATCATCACTTGTCGGCCTCTTTAATTCCATTTCTCTATCTTCTATCAACAGAGAAACCCACGCCCTCTCCTCTTTCTGCTAATTCAGATTCATCAGTCACAAAAAATACTTGTACATTTTCTTTGTGTTCATACTTCGaaattagaataaataaataaataaataaatacaaacaaacccaacatTTTCTTTGATCGTATCATTTTCGTTTAGTTTTCGTTTCACCATGAAACACCAAGACCTCAGTCTCCACAGAAGCAACAGCACTACTTCCATTGCAAGAAGCTCATCAAGAAAGATCATCCCATCAAACCACTTCAGATCCTCATCGTCCACTCTCCCACTTGATCATCATCGTCATCAAAACGAAGACGTCTCCAACAACTTCTTGATTCCGAAGCAGCACTCTCCAGTCTCCATCCACCACGTCTCCAAAACCCAAACCAAGCTTACCTCACTCCTCCGCTCTTTTCTCAGCTTCCTCTCCTTCCCCACCATTATCCCAACTTGCAAGTGGCTTGCCATCCCCTCCGGCCTCTCCATCACTCCCTCCCTGGGCCGAAAAGTCACCGGGACGCTCTTCGGGAACCGCCGGGGCCATGTCAGCTTCGCCGTCCAGCTGGATCCCAGGTCGGAGCCCGTTTTGCTTCTCGAGCTTGCCATGTCAACATCTTCGCTCGTCAAGGAGATGTCTTCCGGACTCGTCCGCATTGCGCTGGAGTCCGAAAGGCATCATGGTTCCAGCCGTACCGGTATCCACGGCCGAAAACTGTTTCAGGAGCCTTCCTGGACCATGTATTGCAACGGGAGGAAGTGCGGCTACGCAGCGTCTCGTACGTGCGGGGAGTCCGACTGGCACGTGTTGACTACTGTTCGGAGCGTGTCAGTAGGAGCAGGCGTGATTCCAGTGGTGGATGACGGGAAAAAGGGTAGCGCTTCAGAAGGCGAGTTGCTTTACATGAGGGCTAGGTTTGAACGAGTTGTGGGAAGCCGTGACTCGGAGGCCTTTTACATGTTGAACCCAGAAGGCAATGGAGGTCCTGAACTCAGTATTTTCTTGCTCAGAATATGaacatcaaaaagaaaaagaaaaaaaaaaagattgttgGTGAGAGATATATAGATTTAGGCAATTGAattgcaagttgcaacaaaAGTGAATGCTAGCTAGCTTAGTGACTTTTATGTAATTTACAACTTTTAAGATGTACGACCATGTGATTTTATATCTTCTTTCTGTTGAAATACAGTTGATATATATACTTAGAATTTTATATCACTCACATGATATGCATTAGAAAAAGGTGGTGGTTAAGCGAATTTTGTGTCTGGTCTGAGCTGTGATTTTGGTGTTGGGTTGGGGATGATTTGATGTCAGAGAAAGAGATGGATCTTTTTCTGATATGTTTGTTTGTATGTTTCTGTGGTGGGTTTAGTGCGTGCGTGCATGTATGTTTGTATTTAAATTGAACAATGTTTAGCTAGCAGGATGATTAATTGGCACGCTTGTCGTTTTGCACTTCCAATactaaattctaaaatttatACAAGGAAGAAACATGTTCTTGAACAAGGAAATGGGTTCGGAAACCAAGGTGAATTATCAGGATATACTATTTTATtattgggagattcactattataatcaatataggggcccaaattataaaaatacctcATATGAAATGGATTTTAGAAATACACATAAAGtccatttacaatataacaaagagacttttaacttcttataaattacaaaactgtcatcaatttcttaaaacaaacccaaccccaaaatctcataaaaataccaaaaatactcaatagggcatcaaagtaatttaataattaatattaaattcactAAGACaaactgtcattttttggatttttttggggtttgtttatagaattTCAATGGtgtatgatttatttataatattagtgctaagaatgagtatattactaaatatctctttattATTTGCCCAATATTCTATAGTTGTGTTACAACTCCTATTGCTAATTGATTTTAGGATAAAACCTCACCTTTCTTCATGACATACTCAAATATAAAGTATTTCAAGGCATACCTAAATATGAAGTATTTCGAGGAGAAGATGCCAAACATATTACGTATTTCAAGGTATACCTGAATGTTGTAAGTGTGCTAAGGTAACTTCCctagaaatattttttgtgttgatGTATTTTTTCGATTATCTCATAGAAACACTTAGAAATCACTCCCCTCTTTTTCGTATGGTCATAAATTTTAGTTGGCAGCATCCCGAGACTTATAAATCTTGAGCATGCATATGTttctctaaaataaaaaaaataaaaaaaagtgttaaGAAACAATTTTTAGGTGTTCAAGGAAGCATCGTTACTAAAGacaactttattttttaagtggTCTAGGGGCAGAAATTAGAATGAATCCCTTTCGCTTTGTATACAATCGTAGTTCAAGaagtaagaaaaataaattttttcttcatatgtattttatttctgGCTTAAGTAGCAGTTCtattaaactaaaataacaaaactacatgaatcataaaatatttttaaaaaccaaatttaaaaaaccatAAAATCATCggcaacaaaaagaaaaaaaatcagaatagAATAACTAGTTCTCTTGAAGGAAATGTTAGATTAATTGGATGTTTGTTGTTTTAAAGCAAATTAATAAGTTTTTAACATTCAATTGTCATTTCATTTggaaagaattgaaaaaaagtCTGAAAAATGTGACATTGTCCGTGTAGAAATTATAGAGAGCATTACTATGCCCACTAGTTTTGTTTGGGCAATTGATTACTATGCCCGCCTGTTCTCCTCTTTGGAAAATGTCATACCATCAAACCCAATTTTTGAAAAGGGGCATCTTTCTTGGGATCACTGTCGGGCACTGAGGTAAAACGTCTCCAGCATATCAGGAAAAACTCTGCTTGGCTATATAGCTAGCATTTGACATATTGTGATGTTGTATGTGTTGAAGAATCTAATGtagaaatttgacaaaaataaatacaatgtATAATGAGTGGTTTCACTAATAAACGTACCGAGgtcttttttgataaaatttcACATTTATTGGGCTTTGCAAATGATTAAGTTGAGGATAGTATCAGTGTTAGTAGTAAGTCGTCgtttttttgaaatttaacGGGATGACCAAAAATGGAAGAATGAGTGACAAAACTtgctggttttgtttttgtttttatcatAAACAATTAACAAATTCAGGAGGTTAAATTTGCAAGCTATAGGTACCTTTGGGTTAAAATATGGTGTCATGTGAGCTCACTCATAGGTTTATAGCACGTGTGAGCtcacttatattaaaaataccTTTGGGTTAAAATGGGGTCGTTTCACAATCCTCTGTCATGTTCagtttcattctttttttttaatctcgtTGGGCCTTCTTTCCCAAGAGGCTTTTGTTTATATATGAGGTGTAATGTGGTCGGCAGTAATTACTCATTTGATAGTTGTTTAGCCCGAAAAGGACCCACCGGCCACGCGCGTGGGGTTTGGCCGTGGAgttgcttcttgtgattacAAAGGCGTGCAATTATTGACAGTGAAAAACTCTAACAGATTGAAAATGGTAAGATTAGAAAATGAGCACCTATATTGACTTTAATCAATCGATTGTGGATTGGGTGGGGAACTGACCCAATATAGGTTATTTTCTATGCCTTAATTAAGAGGATTTCAATATTCATCTAGTGTGAAAATGGTAACTGAAAGAAGTTGAAATTGAACGGTAATGAAAATGACAGAAGTTTATCGGAATATTTCTCTATTCAGACAACTTGAAAGACAAAGGAAATACATAATCAACACAACCTGAAGATTTCTCTATTCAGATatgaatatataaaattaaaatggagaTTGAAGATTTTTCTATTCAATCTTGTACAAGAAAAAATCATACCAAGAGTTGGCAGagcaaaataaagaaaattgatcAGGAGTTGTCAACTAGGAATTCAGATAATGAAAAAGGAAGGCTGTTTCAAGCTTTTGAGCTGGGTTTATAGACATTGAGTCTGGTTTTTGTTGGTTGAGTTGTCTTTTTGCTGATGATTTCTCCTTCGAGAATGAGGTCGGTTGAGTATTGAGATCAACAACCAATTTGAAGTACCCACTTGCCATTGATTTTTGTAAGTGGGTTGCTGAAAATACAAGCAAACCTAAAAAAGTTGCTAAGAGGCTTTGATGAGAAATGACAGAAGTTGCCACTATTAGACTTAAAGAAATCCAAAGTATTAGTCCACTTGACATTAATTGGTGAGTGACAGCCAAAAGTAGctgactaaaagaaaaaataaatggagAGATAATGACCACCATCTCtacttctttatttattcattcttTAAGTCCACTTGCattatttcttctcttctttcaacTTTTTCATGTGTATGTTGAGCTTTggctttattttaatattcttcatcacaaagaatattaaaagattttcatccacccatcattattttattcttctttgaaTCAAATCACTTGTGATGAAGTCCCTCCATTGATGAAGTGAAACTTGATTAGCAGCTACTAAATTTCTTCTCCGAACATGCCTTGATACATAATAAACTGGGAATGCTAGATTGATCTAATTGCTGCCAATTTCGAATATGTTGTTCTCCACATAAGTAGGAACAACATTCAGGAAGAACTTAATTTCATTTAATCAATAGAAAATATGATTTAGCATGGTTGCAACTGATTGGTCCTCACAGACTGCTGTCACgaatataaattatgattaATGCACTAAAGATTCGATACTTGTGCAAATGACGCCAAATTCGGATATGTCATAGTAGACATCCAATTTCATGAAGAACGAATGTTCATTTGAGGACTGGAAGTTGGCCCGAATTGGACCATAATTAGGCCCGAATTGCCACTGTTTTCAACTTTCGCTATTGCTGGTATGCTTCTGATGTTTGATGTCGTGAGGATTCCACATTTATTTAAATGATCCCAAACTTGGATATGTTGCAATAAACATAGAGATGAACAACCTTCATGAAGAATGAAACTTGATTTGAGAGCTGGAAGTTGAAGTTTGGACCCACTCCAACTGACTGCAGCAATGCATGTCTAGCCATATTGGTCGTTTTGATGTTCATAGAACATTATCTTCCATTTTAggcaaaattataatttttggtACAAACAATagtatgagaaaaaaaaaattcatttattttcgttttttgtttactttaaaatttatttatgtaaattgtCTTATTATTCAACctatttctttaattatttgaaaaattttaTTGGCACTCTATTATTTGCTCTTTGCACCCCATActaattttaaacataaataacatattatatccttttatataattaccgttaaggacaaaaaaacatttaaaattaaaattaaaattgcttACTACACCCCACATATGTTCATGTAACCCTAGTTAGACTATTTTCTGAAACCATCATGTTCCTACAACCCTAACGAGGTTTATACGTTTATATTGGTGAAAAATATCTTGTATTTATTCATAAAGGGTGAGATTGAAGTTAGAGATGCTTCGAATGAGATATGAGTTTATTTTTGGCATTTTTCAAGTTTAGAATTTTATGGTGGTCGCTGGTTGTGTTCAGTATATCAGTATCGAACGCGATAGGTATATTCGGTGAGATGCCATTGAAATGTTGCACCTGTTTCAGTTGTGGTATGCCACCAAAACGTTGCACCTTCAGgaaaatttattattgttatcAACAGAGCGAAAAGTTGAAGCGACAACTCGGCTTGAGTCAACTTAATTTTGAGAGATCATGGGTAACTATTCACCCATTGTTAGAGCTGGAGTACACAGAGATTAATGCATCT
Above is a genomic segment from Prunus dulcis chromosome 7, ALMONDv2, whole genome shotgun sequence containing:
- the LOC117635584 gene encoding protein MIZU-KUSSEI 1; its protein translation is MKHQDLSLHRSNSTTSIARSSSRKIIPSNHFRSSSSTLPLDHHRHQNEDVSNNFLIPKQHSPVSIHHVSKTQTKLTSLLRSFLSFLSFPTIIPTCKWLAIPSGLSITPSLGRKVTGTLFGNRRGHVSFAVQLDPRSEPVLLLELAMSTSSLVKEMSSGLVRIALESERHHGSSRTGIHGRKLFQEPSWTMYCNGRKCGYAASRTCGESDWHVLTTVRSVSVGAGVIPVVDDGKKGSASEGELLYMRARFERVVGSRDSEAFYMLNPEGNGGPELSIFLLRI